The following nucleotide sequence is from Streptomyces sp. NBC_00239.
GGGAAGGTGCGCTCCACGCCGACGCTGAAGGAGACCTTGCGAACGGTGAAGGTCTCGGAGACGCCAGAGCCCTGGCGACGGATGACAACGCCCTTGAACTGCTGGATACGGGAGCGGTTGCCCTCGATCACGCGGACGTGGACGTTGACGGTGTCACCGGGACGGAACGCCGGGACGTCCGAACGCAGGGAAGCGGCGTTGACGCCATCGAGCAGGTGAGACATGTTCTTCGTCTGCTTTCTTCGCACGACGCCACAGGCCGCCGAGCGGGGTTTTCGTAGAGAAATCGGGTGCTGTCCCACCCGGCCGGCGACGGTCCCCCTGTGGCAGGGGCGCCCGCGGGCGTACAGCAGCCGCCTATTCTTCCACGGCTCCGGGCCTGCGCCAAAATCGGCCGTCCGCGGTCGGGGACCAGCCCAGCAGGGACAGCATCTCCCGGTCCTTCTTGTCGAAGGAGGAGGCCTCGCAGCGCTCGATGAGGTCCGGGCGGTTGCGTGCGGTCCGGCGGAACGCCTCGTCCCGCCGCCACCGGGCGATCTTCCCGTGGTGGCCGCTGACCAGCACGTCGGGGATGCCGCGCCCGCGCCACATCGGCGGCTTGGTGTAGACGGGCCCTTCGAGCAGGTTGGCCATGTCGCCGGGGGCGAAGGAGTCGTCCCGGTGGGACTCGGCGTTGCCGAGGACGCCGGGCAGCAGCCGGGCCACCGCCTCGGTGACCACCAGCACCGCGGCCTCGCCGCCGGCGAGCACGTAGTCGCCGATGGAGACCTCGTACACGGGCATCCGGGTGGCGTACTCGTCGATGACGCGGCGGTCGATGCCCTCGTAACGGGCGGGCGTGAAGACCAGCCAGGGCCGCTCGGAGAGCTCGACGGCGAGCTCCTGGGTGAAGGGCCGGCCGCTGGGCGTGGGCACGACGAGCACCGGCCCGTGCGCGCCCGCCTCGAAGCCGGACGCCAGGACGTCGTCCAGGCAGTCCCCCCACGGCTCGGTCTTCATGACCATGCCGGGGCCGCCGCCGTACGGGGTGTCGTCGACCGTGTTGTGCCGGTCGTACGTCCAGTCCCGCAGGTCGTGGACGTGGACGTCGAGCTGCCCGCGGGCCCTGGCCTTGCCGACGAGCGAGACGTTCAGCGGCTCCAGGTACTCCGGGAAGATCGTGACGACGTCGAGCCGCATCAGGAGGCGTCCTCGTCGTCCTCGTCGTCCCGCGCGGACGCGATCTCGGCGCGGTCGTCGATCAGCCCGGGCGGCGGGTCGATGACGGCGCGCTGGTTCTCCAGGTCGATCTCGGTGACGATCTCCTCGACGAAGGGGATCATCACCTCGGTGCCGTCGGGGCGCTCCACGATGAAGAGGTCCTGCGAGGGCAGGTGCGAGATCTCGGTGATCCGGCCGATCTCGGTGCCGTCGGCGAGGACCACGTCGAGGTCCATGAGCTGGTGGTCGTAGAACTCCTCCGGGTCCGCCGGCAGCTCCTCCGGGTCCACGTCGGCGATCAGCAGGATGTTGCGCAGCGCCTCGGCGCCGGTACGGTCCTTGACGCCCGCGAAGCGGAGCAGGAGCCGGCCGCTGTGCACCCGGCCGGTCTCGATCGTCAGCGGTCCCGCCGACGCGGGCTCGGTGTGGAGTACGGCGCCGGGGCCGAGCCGCAGCTCGGGCTCGTCCGTGCGCACCTCGACGGTGACCTCGCCCTTGATGCCGTGGGCGCGGCCGATCCGCGCGACTACCAGCTGCACTCTTCCTTCTCCTGTTCATACGACGACGGGCCGGGGCGGGCCTCAGCCCTCCCCGGCCCGTGCCGGTGATTCAACTTCGTCAGCGGACCTGGTCCACGTCGACGAGGTCGACGCGGATCCCACGGCCGCCGATGGCGCCCACGACGGTACGCAGAGCACGTGCGGTGCGGCCGTTGCGGCCGATCACCTTGCCGAGGTCGTCGGGGTGAACCCTGACCTCCAGCACCTGCCCGCGACGCAGGTTGCGCGAGGCGACCTGCACGTCTTCGGGGTTGTCCACAATGCCCTTTACGAGGTGCTCAAGAGCCTCCTCGAGCATGCTCAGGCCTCGGTCGACTCGGCGGCGGCCTCAGCCTCGTCCGCCTTCTTGTCGGCCTTCTTCGCCTTCTGCGTGATGGCCTCGCCCTTGGCGTCGCCACCCTCGAGGGCCTTGGCGAACTCGTCGAAGGAACGACGCTTGTCTTCCTTCGTCGCCGGCTGCAGGAGCGGCTTCTCCGGGGCGGGCAGGCCCTTGGCGGCCTGCCAGTCACCGGTGAGCTTCAGGATGGCGAGCACGGCCTCGGTCGGCTGGGCGCCGACGGAGAGCCAGTACTGCGCACGCTCGCCGTTGACCTCGATGCGCGAGGGGTTGTAGGTCGGCTGGTAGATGCCGATCTCCTCGATCGCGCGACCGTCCCGACGGGTGCGGGCGTCGGCGACGACGATGCGGTAGTGCGGCTGGCGAATCTTGCCGAGGCGCTTGAGCTTGATCTTGACTGCCACTGGAGTGGTGTCTCCTGAACTTGACGTGGTGGGGCACATGAGATGCCACGTGGGGTTGCGGTACTCGGGTGCCCGATGGACGCGTCAGCCGTAGGAGAGAGGGGTCCTGTTCGACTGTCGAGTACAGCTAGCCATTGTGCCACATGCCCGCCGCGCGTCAGGACGCGGCAGCCGTCACCGCCACCTCGGGGATGCGGAAGGGCTTCATGCAGCCGCCGCACACGATCGGGGCCTGGGCCAGGACCGACGGGACCACGCGCACGTTGCGCCCGCAGTCGCAGACCGCCTTGACGCGGACGCCGCCGCCGGAGGAGCCGTGCCGGGCGGCCGGTCCTCGGAAACTGCGCTTGGTGTCGGCGGCCGTGGCCACGGTGTGCGCCCGCAGGGCCCGCTGGAGCCGCTCGATGGTCGGGCGGTAGCGCTTGCGCGCCTCGGGGTTGAGGGTCACGAGCGAGAAGCCGCTGCTGGCATGCGGCTCGTCGGCGTGGTCGAGGCCCATCTCCTCGGCGATCGCGAGGAATCGGCGGTTGTGGTAGCGGCCGGCCCGCGAGGTGTCCCGGACCCCGCGGGCGGCGGCGATTCCGTGGACTGCCTCGTGGAGCAGTCGCTCGAAGGAGAGCTCCGCGCCACACGCGGACGAAGACTCCCCGATCAAAGACTCGGGTGCGGCAAGGTCGGGCAGCTCGGGGTGGTACCGCTGAATGTCGGCCCACGCCTGCGCCAGCTCTGCGGCGAGTACAGGTGGTGTCGTGCTCACGTCGTGACAACGAGCCGGAGGCCCCCGGTGTTCCGATTCCGGGCCATTCCAAATTTTTTGCACGTACCAGTCAGTTCACACTCATGCATCCCGACGAGGGCGGGTGCGCATATGTGCGGAGGAGTCGGTACGTACGGGAGATCCCCCGGACCGTGGCCCGGGGGATCTCCTGCGTCACAGCGGTGCGCAGCCGTTCACTTCAGGCGGCGTTCGCCTCAGTAGGAGCGCGCCACGATGGCGATGGTGCCCGGGGCGTCGTCGGCGACCGGGACGGAACCGTCCTCGGCCACCAGGCAGCGCACGGTCACGGCCTGCTCGCCGAGCTTGGCCTCGCCCTCGGGGCCCAGCACGTCCCACGGGATCCGCGCCCAGCCACCGGCCGCGGCGGCCTCGGCGGCCTCCTCGATCGTGGACACGTCGCTGGTACGGGACTCCCGGCGCTCGCGGGACTCGCGCAGCAGCTGGGCCTGGTCCTCTTCCAGCACCTTGGGCAGGAGGTCGGCGAGGGAGTCGATCTGCACCGGCTCCTTGCCGCCCGGGATCCGGCGGGCCAGCATCGCGGTGCCGGCCTCCAGGTCGCGGGGGCCGATCTCGATGCGGACCGGTACGCCCTTCAGCTCCCAGTCCACGGCGCGGCGGCCGAAGGGGGTGTCGACGCGGTCGTCGACGTGCACCCGGATGCCGGCGGCCTTGAGCTGGGCACCCAGCTCGCGGACCTTCGCCACGGCCTCGTCGCCCTTGATCGCCATGACGACGACCTGGACGTGCGCGAGCCGCGGCGGCACGCGCAGGCCGTTGTCGTCGCCGTGGGACATGATCAGGCCGCCGACCATGCGGGTGGAGACGCCCCACGAGGTCTGCCAGACCAGCTCCTGCTGTCCTTCCTTGGACAGGTAGGAGGTGTTGAAGGCCTTCGCGAAGTTGGTGCCGAGCTCGTGGCTCGTGCCCAGCTGGAGGGCCTTGCCGTCGCCCATCATGCCCTCGAGGGTGAGGGTGTTGATGGCGCCGGCGAAGCGCTCCTTGGGGGTCTTGCGGCCGAGCACGACGTCGATGCCGAGCACGTTGGTCATGAAGTCGCCGTACACGTTCCGGTGGATGTGCGCGGCGTAGTCGCGGGCGTCCTCGTAGGTGGCGTGGGCCGTGTGGCCCTCCTGCCAGAGGAACTCGCTCGTACGGAGGAAGACGCGGGGGCGCATTTCCCAGCGGACGACGTTCGCCCACTGGTTGATCAGCAGGGGCAGGTCGCGGTAGCTCTGCACCCACTTGGAGAAGTAGTCGTTGATGATCGTCTCGGAGGTCGGCCGGACCACGACGGGCTCGTCGAGCTCCTTGCCGCCGCCGTGGGTGACGACGGCGAGCTCGGGGGCGAAGCCCTCGACGTGCTCGGCTTCCCTCGTCAGGTACGACTGCGGGATGAAGAGCGGGAAGTAGGCGTTCTGGGCGCCCGCTTCCTTGATGCGCGCGTCCATCTCCTGCTGCATCCGCTCCCACAGGCCGTAGCCGTACGGACGGATGACCATCGTGCCGCGCACTGGGCCGTTGTCGGCCAGCTCGGCCTTGTTGATCAGGTCCTGGTACCAGCGGGGGAAGTCGTCCGCCTGGGGGGTGAGAACGGGAGCCTTTGCCATGGCGCGAATGGTACGGCGCCGGGCAGGGTGAGCGTGAATCGGGTCGGCCGTCCTATGGACGGGCGGCCCGATGAGCAGTTCTCTGACAAGGGGGGCAAGGAGGACAGGAGCGCTTTCGCATGACTTCGACGCTCGTCGCCCGGGACTGGGCGGAGATCCAGGAGCGGATGCTCGTACCGCTGTACGAAGCGGTGTACGACCGGCTGGACATCGGTCCCGGCACGCGGCTGCTCGGGCTGGACTGCGGGGCCGGGCTGGCCCTGCTGCTCGGCGCCGCGCGAGGAGCCCGGGTGACCGGGGCCGAACCGGATCCGGAGCGGCTCGCGCTGGCCCGCGAGCGCCGGCTGGACGTGGCGGCGGCCCCGCCCGCGGCCGGCGGCGCCGGGTACGACGTGCTGGCGGCCTTCTCGCCCGATGCCGTCGCGGACCTCGGCCGCGTGCTGCCGCTGGTGCGGCGGGGCGGGGCGGTGGTGCTGACCGGCTGGGGCCCGGCGGAGCGGTGCGCGACGCTGACGGTCCTGGGGGCGCAGTGGCGGCTGCCGCCGCGGCGCGACGGCCTGGAGGAGGTGGCGGCCGCGGCGGGGCTGCAGCCGGACGGCTCGGGGCGGGTGTTCTGCCCGTTCGGGTACGCCGACATGGAGAGCGCGGTGCGCGGGCTGCTGTCCGCGAGCCGCTCCCCCGGTGCCGGGACCGGCGCCGGTGCGGGCGGCTTCGGGGCGGATCCGGCCGCGGCGGACCCGGCGCAGGCGGAGAAGGAGCTGGCCGAGTCACTGCACCCGTACGCGCGGGCGGACGGCACGGTCTGGCTGCCGAACGTGTTCCGCTACGTGATCGCCCGGGTGCCGTAGCCCGGGCGGAGCGGGCGGAGCGGGCCCTCGGGAGGACCTGGCGACGGCGTCGAGGGTGGCGGGCGCGGCCGACAGGCCGGGGCAGCGGAAAGGGCCTCCGCCGCGGCGGAGGCCCTGATCCGTACGGCTCGCGCCGGTGCTACTTCATGAACTTCCGGAACTCGTCCGGCAGCTCGAAGTCCTCGCCCGGCT
It contains:
- the rpsP gene encoding 30S ribosomal protein S16, which codes for MAVKIKLKRLGKIRQPHYRIVVADARTRRDGRAIEEIGIYQPTYNPSRIEVNGERAQYWLSVGAQPTEAVLAILKLTGDWQAAKGLPAPEKPLLQPATKEDKRRSFDEFAKALEGGDAKGEAITQKAKKADKKADEAEAAAESTEA
- the trmD gene encoding tRNA (guanosine(37)-N1)-methyltransferase TrmD — protein: MRLDVVTIFPEYLEPLNVSLVGKARARGQLDVHVHDLRDWTYDRHNTVDDTPYGGGPGMVMKTEPWGDCLDDVLASGFEAGAHGPVLVVPTPSGRPFTQELAVELSERPWLVFTPARYEGIDRRVIDEYATRMPVYEVSIGDYVLAGGEAAVLVVTEAVARLLPGVLGNAESHRDDSFAPGDMANLLEGPVYTKPPMWRGRGIPDVLVSGHHGKIARWRRDEAFRRTARNRPDLIERCEASSFDKKDREMLSLLGWSPTADGRFWRRPGAVEE
- a CDS encoding methyltransferase type 11, whose product is MTSTLVARDWAEIQERMLVPLYEAVYDRLDIGPGTRLLGLDCGAGLALLLGAARGARVTGAEPDPERLALARERRLDVAAAPPAAGGAGYDVLAAFSPDAVADLGRVLPLVRRGGAVVLTGWGPAERCATLTVLGAQWRLPPRRDGLEEVAAAAGLQPDGSGRVFCPFGYADMESAVRGLLSASRSPGAGTGAGAGGFGADPAAADPAQAEKELAESLHPYARADGTVWLPNVFRYVIARVP
- a CDS encoding RNA-binding protein, with the protein product MLEEALEHLVKGIVDNPEDVQVASRNLRRGQVLEVRVHPDDLGKVIGRNGRTARALRTVVGAIGGRGIRVDLVDVDQVR
- the proS gene encoding proline--tRNA ligase, producing MAKAPVLTPQADDFPRWYQDLINKAELADNGPVRGTMVIRPYGYGLWERMQQEMDARIKEAGAQNAYFPLFIPQSYLTREAEHVEGFAPELAVVTHGGGKELDEPVVVRPTSETIINDYFSKWVQSYRDLPLLINQWANVVRWEMRPRVFLRTSEFLWQEGHTAHATYEDARDYAAHIHRNVYGDFMTNVLGIDVVLGRKTPKERFAGAINTLTLEGMMGDGKALQLGTSHELGTNFAKAFNTSYLSKEGQQELVWQTSWGVSTRMVGGLIMSHGDDNGLRVPPRLAHVQVVVMAIKGDEAVAKVRELGAQLKAAGIRVHVDDRVDTPFGRRAVDWELKGVPVRIEIGPRDLEAGTAMLARRIPGGKEPVQIDSLADLLPKVLEEDQAQLLRESRERRESRTSDVSTIEEAAEAAAAGGWARIPWDVLGPEGEAKLGEQAVTVRCLVAEDGSVPVADDAPGTIAIVARSY
- the rplS gene encoding 50S ribosomal protein L19, which encodes MSHLLDGVNAASLRSDVPAFRPGDTVNVHVRVIEGNRSRIQQFKGVVIRRQGSGVSETFTVRKVSFSVGVERTFPVNSPIFEKIELVTRGDVRRAKLYYLRELRGKAAKIKEKRDR
- the rimM gene encoding ribosome maturation factor RimM (Essential for efficient processing of 16S rRNA), coding for MQLVVARIGRAHGIKGEVTVEVRTDEPELRLGPGAVLHTEPASAGPLTIETGRVHSGRLLLRFAGVKDRTGAEALRNILLIADVDPEELPADPEEFYDHQLMDLDVVLADGTEIGRITEISHLPSQDLFIVERPDGTEVMIPFVEEIVTEIDLENQRAVIDPPPGLIDDRAEIASARDDEDDEDAS